Part of the Alosa alosa isolate M-15738 ecotype Scorff River chromosome 18, AALO_Geno_1.1, whole genome shotgun sequence genome is shown below.
GACATGCAGATattaagaaaacaaacacaatcatAGTTTTACGAAGATCAAAGGATCACAAGATTAAATGCCATAGTCTTACACTCATAAATGAAGGCGTGTACTGGATGTGAGTTATATTGTCCATGTTTCCTTGTTGTTTAGTAAAGGGCTGCTGATTCCTGGACAGGACTCTGGGTTGTTTGTTAAACACGTGCATCAAAAATGTGCCAAGGTTGAAATGCCATGGTTCCAAGGGGTGTGTGGGACTTGAGCTCCTGCTGTTTCTCCTAAAGTGACTAAACGGCGTCtctgtgttttgtatgtctcgTGTCACAAACACAGTCAGTTCATCAATGCCTAACGCTGTTAATAAACATCCATCCTTTTCTAAAATACAGACTGCTTTCCTACCCTTTATATACTCTCATTTTGATAAGATGTAATGTTGAGTCCTGACAGTCATGCATTCACCAATGGGTTTCTTTCTTTCACCTTAATATTGTTAAGAAAGACTTTTTACTGACCTTTACTGAAAGACTTTACTTTCCTCCCATCTGGCAGGCGTACCAGAGCTTCTTATTCCCTGATGCTGGTCCCCTCTGAACTCCACACCACAGCCAGTCggagtcgtggcctactggttagtgcttcggacttgtaacctgagggttgccggttcgaactcctaacagtaggaacagctgaagtgccattgagcaaggcacctaaccactcactgctccccgagcgccgcagtagcagctcactgcgtcaggattagtgcgtgcttctgttcactgtgtgctgtgtgtgtttcactaattcacggattgggataaatgcagagaccaaatttccctcaagggatcaaaagagtatacttacttacttacttacttattgcACTCATTACTACACTGTCTCTGTCTTAGAGCTCATATCTGCAGTTTTGCAAAGATCAAAGGATCACAAGATTAGTCTTCATAAATgaaggtgtgtatgtgagttatATTGTCCATGTTTCCTTGTTGTTTAGGGAAGGGCTGCTGATTAAGGAGTTTGTCAAACATGAAAAACTCCAAAACcatcaaatgtaaaaataaatccTAGACTGCTTTCCTCTCTTTATTTGTTCTTGTTTTGATGACACAATGAGTCCCCACAGTCACCCATACACCACTGTCATAGTATTCTGGGGTTTCGTTCTTATGCTGTAGTCCTTACTTAAACCTGCACATCTGTAAATCACACTATTGCACGTCTGGTTAGGTGCTAACTGAATTAAATTGGTTATATACCAGTAATCAAGCACAAGGACAACAGAGGGGAATCTAGTCTGAAGTACCTCCATGAAGAGACTttcacagatagatagatataggcctatagatagatagatagatagatagatagatagatagatagatagagatagagatttatagatactttattgatccccaagggatcccctactggttagggcttcgggcttgatGCTATTGATGCTTGATGCTATCTGTACCATTATTTTGAGGGAGAAGCTTAACCTAATTTTTTCATTGGATTGAAGCAGTAAATATTCTGATGTAATAGTGTTCTTATATAATGTATCTCCTAGTGTAGTTAATGGCAACACCTTAGATCAGTTTTCATGTTAGTTTAAAACTCTCAGACTCACACATCAAACATGGCAATCTTAATTAGTTTTATTCATCAGATACAAAAGAAATAAACCTTTTCTTAGTGGCATTTCTCTATTCATTTACATTCAGAGTAAAAATAAATAGTGATGTTCTGTAAAGTGATGACTAGAAAAGCCAGAACTTGTTACAGAAATGTCTATCTCTATGTTTGTTTGGGGCTTGATGTGCTGTATATGGTTCTTGTTCATCTCTTAGTATTTGTACATTAGAAtctcacacacagtacacagtccTGTTACAAATATCATCACTCAAAAAATGGTATTAAAATGTAATGTCCAAATTCCCTGAATATACAATGTGTCTTATATATCATAATCCTCATGTAATTTCTTTTCAGGACTGACTCCTCACATGGGGAAGAGTAAGTGGCCAGAGAAGGTGGTGTGGCGGTTATGATTATCGTGCACCCAACAGTTGGACCACAGCTTCACATACACCACATCTCCTACCTCCAGCAACAGAGAAGCTCAATTAGAAGGTGCTATACAGAGCCACTTGATTGATGACTGTAGGCAAAAACAACATGCATGCTCGCCATTTTTATGAAGAGAGAGTCCTATACATGTTGAGGAACCTCCTCCATAAAGAAACACAACAAAGTGGTAGACCCCTCTCACTGGAGCTATAAAGATCCCTGTGACGCCACACAAAGTGACGTGAacgatgatgttttcactggggaAAATGTTTTTCCTATGCGCATGAACGCACTGAGAGACATCCTCTATGATGTTGAGCTTTGAACAATTTCCGGAGTATGAGCTGAGGAACCGAGGAGGGAGGCTGAGTGCAAATAGAGGGATGTACTGTATCTTATGTGTCTTTTGTACCCCCCACTGTTAAGTTGGAGCAACAGGTGTCAAACAGTTTCATTCTGGTGATTAtggaaacaatattttttttgtaaaatgctTACCTAGTATGAACTATATCTTGAAGTACATTTGATTgctatgaaaacaaaacaaaagccacACAACACATATCATAATACTTTAAATGTTTAATTTTCCCCCTTTTCACACTCCTCCTGATCTAAACCAGAAATACTCTTGCTCTGTCATTCGTGATATGATTTGTCTTATACTGTGGGTATTGTTTACAGGTGTATCTGTGTTTTGATCTCCAGTCCTGGTGGCCATTTAAAAGTACTAGCAGCTCTAGTTTGCTCTGACTCCCCCTACTGGTGTCTTGTGGTGTCATTCTGGTGATTATATATATTTGCCTTATATTCATTCTAGTAACTCTTTAATTAAATAATCTATGAGTGctatgaaaacaacaaaaatatgtGACATATCATAATGTATAATGCTTGTTCCCCTTCTTTAATTTATGTGGCCACCTGGACTGGAGAATGAAACATCAGTTAGTTAGGATTCAGAAATGACAGCAAATGTAACAAAGGTTACAATTCAATTGCAATATATTATACTGTAAGTAAGATAATGTATACGAAGAACTGCCATAATAACTGATACAGTATATTAGACCAACAAACAcactaaacaaataactagaaaACACACCACCATATAACATATTGAGATATAAAATGTACATGCAATCAAAACCTCTGCATTAGCATTTATCACAGTGCATGTGATATCAAACATAACACTGCTACTGCTAGTTTTTTATGCAGTTTAAGCAAAGGAATTCACATTTCCCTATATCTGCAAACAACACTGACACATGGTTCTGAATAGTCAATGCAGTATCACAAAACACAATATTGCAATACTTGAGTGAATCATTACTTCTGGACTGACTTCTCACATGGTGAAGAGCAGGTGGCCAGAGAAGGTGGTGTAGCGTTCCGTATTATCATACACCCACGCATGAGCCCTCAGGTTTACATAGACAACATCTCCCACCTCCAGCAGCAGAGAAGCTCCGTTAGAAGAGCTGGTCCAGTGGcttggtgtgtgagtgtaagcaATGGCAACATGCTCTCCATTTTTATGTAGGGTGACTGCTGCAGCTGTGGATGCATGACCCTGTCCTAAAAGAGATACATCAAAGTGGTAGACCCCTCGAACTAGAGCTGTGAAGACACCTGTGACAGACACAAaataagagagtgagagaaagaacagagaaaagagagagagtgtgtgaatgaaaggggaagggagagagtgtCGTGGTCtttattgacatatatcctttagtttatatatcttttatgtagtatctttattctgtgtaatatcattgttttgtgaaactgaactctgtagtatgttcagtgtgggggaaaggaagactggtttaagggaaagagcagatggctgacagggtcatcaataaggtttggcgccaggaaatgtaatcaaaacctaaagaatgtaggaataacaggatgagagggcaaaggtgaagtaccattacttggtcagttatctgtaaacatagagtgtcttgtctgggatgacttgaaggggtataaaggctggacaacagccagaggatgctAGCTTACTGagctcactttgctcactgctcactttcttactttgcttttcacttacttacttgcttcactaatgctccggagtgcattaaagccatcatctgcagtatacatccacagtgtgcggacttcttttgatgttgtattatttaatgtggatttgacaccacaagAGAGATATATCTTATTTAATTGATCTGGAAATTAAATGATAATTGTTAAAAGGACATAGGAAAGAGCTGTTTTTAATTTATCTCTTTCCCATGTCAtcttttcatatttcatattatatACCAAGAGGTGTTACATTAGCTTTGATAACAAGGCAGATTAACATATGTCCAACAGTGATACTAAATCATCTAGTACCTGTgtttttgttgtagcagttgcCAATGTTGGATATGACATTTCTGTAGATCAGAGTAGTTGCAGCTGAAAAGGGTCCTATATTTGCAGCACCAGATGTTACCACTGAGGCAGAGAAAGataccctcctctcctctctctccctcctcaggtCCTCCACTTGGCTTGCCGTGAAGTTCAGATTCATTGCCTGAGCTGAgggcaacacacatacagtacacacacacacacacacacacacacacacacacacacacacacacacacacgcacacacacatacaataaacaTGAAAGAACCATAAGCATGTAAATTATAAATGTACTTTATGAGGAGGAATAGAAGCTTTCCATACCGTCATTTTCACTTTTTAGTAGTTCCACTAGTCTCTCACTGGTTTCTCAATCAGCCTCCATTGGTCTGTATCCAGCTCCATTTTCCATTTGTCTGTTTTTGGTCAGTATGGCCTCCATGGCCTCCATTTGTGTCTTTTTCTGCTCCATTTTCTGCTCCGCCACCAGAACACTCAACTCTCTCAGCACAGTGTGGATGTCAGGTTGGCATGTTTGGTTGGTGCAGGCTGTGTCTGCAGCTTCAGCTGTCTGTGCTGCAGCCATAACCTCATTTTCTCTGGTGTCCGTTTCACTATGGTGGCCTTGGTGAATGATGTCATTTTCACTGATGGTCTCTCCTCTAACCTGTGTCTCAGTcaaacagcagcacagcagcaccagAAGAGCTCCACAAATCTTCATGATGGACCTGGACAATTCTTTTGTTCTTTTAAGTACTGATTGGGCTTGCTCTTAAATATACTAAGACCTAGCTACATATTACCAAGTGATGGCCTTGGATATGCAGATATTCATCAAACAAATAGAGTCGTAAATGAGGTCTACGTGAGATGTAGGCCATGTGACCTGTTTTTTTCCTAAATCAGCTCATGGCTTGTGTGTTATTGGTCAAAGTCCTGCTAATGACACCATCTCACTGCCAGATGATCATCTTCATTCCTCTGAGGAAGAGGAGCTGTGGTTTATATGATGCTCATTGCAGAGCTGCTTTGGTTAAAGCCCCACTGATGACTTCATTCATCTCAGGCAACAGTAAACACATAGAACATTTGAGCATGCATTTTTTTCTGGTGAATAATTTACGTATGCATGATCACAgggcaaaatgttttttttagctgTGTTAGCTAATTCATctataaactctctctcactcacacacaatgtgtATAATGTTATGCAAGTTGCTTTGACAGTTTAAGTAGAAGTAAGTGCAGTGTTATTTCTGTAAAAACTGACCAGTGGGCTAGGCTGATAAAAACTCTCTAAGGGCATTGTGAGAGACACATAGGCTGAATAGGCTGTTCCACATGTGAATAACTGGTTCACATGGGATGGTCTGGTCCACATGTAATTCACCTGGCCCAAATGTAAATAGTCTGGTCCACATGTAAGTAACCTGGTTTACATGTGTAACTTGgtccagaatgaatgaatgaatgaatggcctGGTCCAGGTAAGGGTCAACATTTACCCCCAAAAATCATGGAAAGTTGTGGGTATGGCTGGATTCATTTCTGTTTCAAAGTGTTATCTtgtggtgtgtttttgtgttaacACGTGTCATTGGTTGGTTATGACAAAGGCAGGTGATAAGGAGTCAATAGAGCACATATCTGCTGCTTTACTAAAATCAAAGGTTCCAAAGATTAAACGCCAGGGCTGCTGGACACTGGGTTGTTTGTGCATAAAAAACATGCCTGCTGCCAAGGGGGTGTGTGACTCTTGGTGCTTGAGCTCCTGCTGTTCCTCTTGAAGTGACGAAATGGCATCTTTGTGTTTTGTCTCATGTCACAAATACAGAAGACCAGAGTAGTTTTAGCTGAAAAGGGTCCTACATTTCCAGCACTAGATGCTAGCAGTGAGGCCGAGAAAGGCcaaagagtttggttccaaaacgccatatccattttaatgaatttttttttacaaatcattttacattttgtttacaagttatttTAGTAGAACTGGTTTTGCATGTAAAGACGTCATGTAAAATGTGGTCAGCAGCAGAAAATAGCGAAAAACAAAACCCTGATCTGAAGGAGAAGGGGATCCCTTCAAAAGGGATTTATTGACCATCAAAGTATAGCCCCA
Proteins encoded:
- the LOC125311801 gene encoding complement C1q-like protein 2, whose amino-acid sequence is MNLNFTASQVEDLRREREERRVSFSASVVTSGAANIGPFSAATTLIYRNVISNIGNCYNKNTGVFTALVRGVYHFDVSLLGQGHASTAAAVTLHKNGEHVAIAYTHTPSHWTSSSNGASLLLEVGDVVYVNLRAHAWVYDNTERYTTFSGHLLFTM